The nucleotide sequence GCTTTCCGTAACTAAATAAAGATATTAACTTTATATTTCTCCCAGCTAAGACAACTGCAGGAATCAAACTATCAAATCTACTGTTTTACCCCATTTCCTGCACCAAACTGATTGGATGGTTTCAGCCATTGGGAGATTTTGTGTGGATTATAGGGCTGCCCTTCCAAAGCCTGGATCTATTAGATTCCTGTCTGACCAGCACTACCCTTCACTTTGTTCTGATTTGATCAATGGAAAGAAATTGTGAAACATCTTTGTCTGTTTCCACCTGTCTGTGTATCTATTTGGTCTGTTATGTTGATCTATCTTTATTGCCTTAAGAGTTAATTGACAAACAAAAGATACGCAGCAACTGTACAAAGATTTTGCATTCTAGAAGCAGGTGAATTGCGTGTCAAAAAAGATGCTTTATTTTTGAGTTTGGTGAAGTGCAGTTTTGTGTCACGACTGTAGTTTGCTGGCTAAACGGCATAACTAAGTGATGTGGAGACAAAGATTATACACGAAAACATTGTCTTAAAGTACCCTTGTCAACAATTTTGGAACAAGTGTAGACTTAATCACCTTAACAGAAGTTACCATACAAaaggcataataataataataataataataatgatttggAACACGTGTAGACTTAATCACCTTAACAGAAGTTACCATACAAaaggcataataataataataataatttggaacAAGTGTAGACTTAATAATCTAAACAGAAGTTACCATACAAAAGGCAAAATAAggataataaaattattattaatagtaataataatagttattacaataataatttttataataatggTGATGTGTTATGACATTAACTAAAGGAGAAGGGTGGTCATTTATGCTCTTTATAGATTGCTATATTGTTCTGTGCATTAGGGAGTAGAATtcaagggaggggagggtgtaGGGTTAAAAGAAATGGCTAATGTGTTGTTTCTGTTCATGCCAATTGttcaaaatggaaaatcatAAGATCATAAGGGTCCTTGCCTGTGGTGTAGACAGTGTCACTTTGTTgcttgaagaaaaaacaaaacaaaacaacaagaagTGTCTGTCTTTTTCAAAGTGTACTAGTAAGCATACCGATGATAAAcaatgcagttttttaaataaaaacaacagtgcCAAGTGTTGTTTGTCTTTCTGCAGGAAGTGAGTGTGAAGTGGATTGCGAGTCATTTGCTCATAGGTCAGGTGTGCATTGAATTGTTTCGGGTAAAAAGGCTTAAGGTAAATTTACTTAAATTTACGGGGCAAATTTACTTAAGGTTTTAGCACAtgcaagtaaataaaaatcatgcaCAAACCACTTTCTTGATTGATGAAATTGGTAGAAATATTGGTTTTGCTAGAGCGaaaacctttttaaatgttaaatcatttatttattctgcctTTAGGTCTTATAAACCCTGCTGCGGTGTATAGACACTGGCACAAAGAAGCAAACACATTACACTGATCTGTCTCACCTCAACACATGAATTCATGATTAAtctcaatataaaaataaaaaacatataaaaattgGTCTCTCACCATTCAAGacagaaattaatgtaataaagCATGTTCTTGCTAAACGTAATCGTAAtctaaaaaacatttctcacatCCAAATATTGGacaaaacattcttaaaatgGGAAGAGCTTATTGGAAGCAAACACATTGTTTTTGGATAATTATTTGACATTATTGTTATCAGACCATTGATATAGTTTGTTATATTAATGATGGTTGGCCCAATGTGAACAATTTTACCAGGACACCAAGATTAATACCCtactcttaaaaaaaatgtgctattgGGATCTTTTATCACCACAGTGACTCGTGAGAGTCAAGATTTTAGAATACTGAGAGAAAAAACGTTTCCCCTGAAAGCTCCAGGGCTATTAAATATGTACCCTTGACTATATAGTAGAAGTGGTATTTTTGTGACACTTAGATCAACAATTCATCACGGAGTACTGACCAGGGGCAGCATCGACTGGTTAGGGAGTGGGACAGCTTATGCAGTTGCCATGGGAATGGGAAGGTAGTACCTCCTGCTAGCCTCTCAAAGCTAGAAAACtacagctgcagtgttaatgtgtAAACAGAGCACTCCAGCATTGAGCCAACGGGAGGTAAAGGGCAGACAGATCCAGGGTGAAAGcagatgctgatgtcacaaacTGACTGAGCTTGAGGTGAAACTGATGTCACAGACTAAACTGAAAAAGcactgatgctgatgtcacaaaggaACTGAATGGGCACAGCACTACATTACTATTAATAGAGCATCGCATTTTCTATTAATTCGTGGAAATTTCTTTCAGAGATGTTCTTTGTAGGATGAAATATCACAAGTAGCTAGCTGTCCTAAAATTGAGGTGTGAAAGGGCTAACATTTAATTCAGTAGTAGAAACACAGGCTCTTaatcattcagtacattcattctcttatccagggcaaccACCAGTTATGTAAGCAACGGAGCCAGGCCTGGCTAATAATATTTCCAGACTAGCGATAGTGCACCATCAATAAAGCACTAAATGTAAACTGACTAGTACCAACCAAGACAATATGTTGTGGGTAATGCACCACAAGAACATGATAGATAATTATATTTCACTGGCATGGTGCTTACCATGGTGCTTCTACTGACATAGGGCCTACCCCAATGGACTCCCACAGCTAAGACTTGCTTGTCTAAGTCTGACTAAGTCTTCGCTTCCTGTCAATAGTATCAAAAATAGACTGAGCAGTTTCAACCACTATAACAGACTTAATCAATGCCATTCGCTCAATCCATATTTGCAATCGCACCAATGAGGATGGCCTGTTAGCACAGAAAATGCCGGGCAGCTGACAGTGGATGTGCTTTGTTGCCAGACAACCCATTCTGAAATCAGCTTCTGTTTTGCTGTCATGTGATCAACATTGCAACATGGAATGGTAAGCTCTGTGAAGCTAGCAACTATTCCGTGAAGATCATGTGATATTATTTTGACACTTCCTGGGACATTTCTCTACAAGATTGTGCAATGGTACTGTAAATGCTGAAACAGAGATTTTTATATGGTTGCAAAGAATCTTTAGttgaaatgaatttgaatgtCGATGCAATGTCAGTTCTACTATTACCCAGCATGTGTTGAGTTTTTGTACACCATGACAAGGcatggtctttttttttaagtgccaaaaaaattgaatgaattAGAGTTCTGCACTGCTTTTTTGTGACTTACACAAATACATCTAGAATAAATTAAGATCATGATGTCACTAATAGGCTGAGCTAatactgatgatgtcacaaagagattgatattgtgtttttactgtaaatttaaacaaaaaagaggGAGATCCAGAAAGAAGTCTGTTAAATATATTGAGGATAACTAATTCAGTTTTATCTTACCTTTAGTTTTACTAATAAAACAGTCTGAGTATATGTGCCACAGAAGTAaatagtaaatagcaattataTGAAGTCTTTGAACAACTGAAGCCATACCCTTATGGAAATGGTACTTGGCACATTGATACAGGGTTACTCCAAATGGTAATTCAGTCATTTTGGCCAGATTGGCAACTTCACAACAAGCACTACagcaaacatttgaaaatgcaacCGGTCATAACTCCTGACCCCATTGACCTAGAATCAAAAAACTTTTTCCTAGATTCTACTCCTCTGAGAACATGTTCATCCTAACCACAAAGAAAGTGTGGTTAGATTTCCACTATTttgaatcttttaaaaaaaccttaaaaagtATCTTGTAGATACTTTGATCGATTTGCACAAAACTTGAAAAGTAACATGTATATTTAAGAGTAATATAAAGCAAGTTGCTATGGTTAAAACTGTGCCCACAATATGACGAtgaatttttacaaaaaaaaaaaaaaaaactgtatacaTAAAGTATTGAAACCAAGTGTGTGTAATGACAATCCCATGCTGAAAGCCACATTGTGGTGCTAAAGAGCTCAAggatttttataaatgtaaaaattcaccaaagaaaaaaattggtttCGCAGATATTTGAAACTTGCTACAGTCTAATCATTTCATTAGACATATGTATATGCATTGGTCACCGCTATTTTTAACTGGCGACATTTAGCAATTTGTTCTTTCATatgcaatgtcttttttttatattaacaaTATAACGATGAATAACTCTTCATTCATTCTTCATAAATTACCAGACTCCTTCGACACATTATTAAGTGCAGAAAGGTTATTTAAATCCCAGATTTTGGCATGCCATTAGCTTTGAGCAAAGAATTTTGGCTTGATTGAAAACAAATTACTGAGCAATACAAACAACTTTTGGGCCCAAAGTacgtaataaataaaaacaataaatgggTGTAATGGGTGAAATTGTCGCAGTGTCTCATACAAATGAATTCCCAGATACagtcatgtgtttatttctaaTCATGACAATGTGAGATTGACATATTTATCTTTATAAATGAAACATCTATTGccatttacaaaatataatcATACTGTAAGTCCATTCTGCACCACTCAGAAATTACTCAGTAATTTTGACTTAAATGTGCACTCACTCAGTTTTCATCGCatttgatgttatttttttgaacGCTGGGACTATTTTTCGATTATTTTAGGTTTTATATTTCCACGTCTTTGTTGAAAATAGATTCTCTAACACTTCTTCTGCCatggaaaaaatacagtactttagaaattggacattgaaataaatatagcaAATCGCTCATATCCTggaaatgacattacattacattatatttctttggcagatgctttttcCAAACGAAAGAAGATGTTGGAAAGCACATTTCTCATAGCCTACATAATCAATTATatgtttattatacatttattttacaaacataaatTGTACCACTGTgccagagaacaaaaaaatggcatgtatttatttttttcagtacattCCTATGCAAGTATTAATTATGTTAAATAAGACTTTGTCAACTTTGTCAAAATACTGTATTGTACCCCTGGCACTGAATGGACATATTTTAAGTATACGAGAAAAGGAAACATCTTacaatttcaaatggaaaataatcagTGGATCCCAAAAGGGTACACCAGGTCATTACTGCACCTCATAGGGATTCACTaatgttttttgggggttttttttttgcactgttcCTCAAAAAGTGTCCCATGCAAAGCTAAACAATGCAGCCTTATTACTGAGCGTAATCAATACATTTGACTAACATGCTATATCAGGTGTGCATGATTGTGATTAAAAAGTATGAAATCCAGAAATACACCCCTTGGTTCGGGAGTCAGTTTAGTATTAGTTTAGTATTGGGTGATCAATCATAATTGTAGGAGTATattcctctctttcacacacccAGCTATGAACGTTCTCACAGTCTGCTGCAGCAAAGCGATCTGAGGCCAAAAGAAGCTCACAGGGACAGGCCTCTTCATCCTGGTTGAGAGAACAAAGCAGAACAGCTCAGCTGACCACTCCAGCTAAccaacagagaaaatgaaacttGATGAACCATACTTTAATGTAATACGGCATATTCAAGAtcctttctttcatttatgTGCAGAGTACAGGATTGAAAAGGAGGCATTGTCTTTGCACCCACCAGTCAGCACCTTTAGAGTGGGACTTACCGGGCTTTGACCAGAAAAAGAGTGGATATCTGCTTTCACCCACAACTGCTTTCCATTGGCCACTGATATCATCCAGTCCTATAGGGTCAAAAGATCACTTACTCATACGctgtatatacagtaaagtatgtacatatgcatgtgtgcgtgtgcatgagtataCCTGTGTAATCATATAATTTATCTATACATATGCTTATGAGCttaaatgtgtatatacagCAGGGACCAAAGGTCTGAGAACACTACCAAAGAGAAGTTTAAACTTCTTATTCAAGaatgcataattttttaataatatgttttttttaaaacagggtGTAGGCATATATTTTGCAAGACCAATAGCAGTAGCAAGATTATCAGGGAGAATGGCAGATTAATTCAATTATTATGAGGATATGTAATTTAGGATATTTGCATACTGAGCTTCAGGAACTCACATTTGTTCATATATGAATGGAATAATACATGTGACAATCAATAGAGAAACATGCACCTCATAGTGGACAAACCAAATAGTTCCATAGCTTCCtatttcaaatgaatgttttgGAAATGTGTCAACATGTTGATTTATAACTGTTCTCAATAAGGTATTCTTGAATAAGAAGTGAAATTGGAGTatcataattgcatttgttcttgataaataatgaaaacaaccaCGTAGTGTCCTCAGAGTGGTCCTCACAGTATGCGTATatgagtgtttgtatgtgcagcatacattcacacaaacacatgcacacattatttTGACTCCATGTGGCAGTGTCTGTAAATACCCGGTTGTGCTTGCGTAGTGTGACAAGAGTAGCATTTTTCTTGTTGCAGAAGCTTTCAGCCTCCTGGCAGTCCCCCTGGCCATGccaaaacagataaaaaatgttgTCGCGTAGATGCCAAAAACCTGCATGGTGACACAGAacatgatcattattattattattttttttacagatcatCAAAAAAACGTTAAACAACTCCCTTCATTCAAACAATTATTTGCTGTGACcaataatgtatataataaaacaatctATTTTCTGTGCATTACCCATAAAGAAAGCTGGAAAGCAAATTGATCGCGACACATGACCATAATTTTAGATTAAGTTTTCTGATCTAAAAGAAGTACACTGTTTTCGACCTTTTTTGCACCTTGCTACCTTCATATTACATTAAACAAGATGCAGTAAGAGCTCAAATTGAACACTCTGCcatcattttgtaaaatgaaatctTTTCCACAGCATCAGCACTCTTGTTCTCCCTTGGAATTTTTGGTCACACTAAATTGATTGCTTTGGTTATACAGACTGACTTTCCTTTCACAGGCATGTAATAATAAGTATTTACATAcaataaaagtttttaaattacaacatttttcacagattttCGGGGGTAACACTGAATGACATGGAATTTCATCTCAAGTATGCCCAGGTTTGGACATCATCAAAATCATCAAATTTTTAAGAGAGACTAACCATTCTGGTTATCCATAAGGTACGTTTGGCCATATCCTGCCAAATGGGTGTTATCTT is from Anguilla anguilla isolate fAngAng1 chromosome 9, fAngAng1.pri, whole genome shotgun sequence and encodes:
- the LOC118235264 gene encoding uncharacterized protein LOC118235264 isoform X1, which encodes MGSAQRGNDIDNIYQNPVSVESPYQTFQLQHPGKNIQKSVGPYSTGRGSRILVIVLCFINTLLLVINLVVLGVHYSKSNAVLIHHFGSYHQDNTHLAGYGQTYLMDNQNGFWHLRDNIFYLFWHGQGDCQEAESFCNKKNATLVTLRKHNRDWMISVANGKQLWVKADIHSFSGQSPDEEACPCELLLASDRFAAADCENVHSWVCEREEYTPTIMIDHPILN
- the LOC118235264 gene encoding uncharacterized protein LOC118235264 isoform X3; its protein translation is MGSAQRGNDIDNIYQNPVSVESPYQTFQLQHPGKNIQKSVDSKSNAVLIHHFGSYHQDNTHLAGYGQTYLMDNQNGFWHLRDNIFYLFWHGQGDCQEAESFCNKKNATLVTLRKHNRDWMISVANGKQLWVKADIHSFSGQSPDEEACPCELLLASDRFAAADCENVHSWVCEREEYTPTIMIDHPILN
- the LOC118235264 gene encoding uncharacterized protein LOC118235264 isoform X4; this encodes MGSAQRGNDIDNIYQNPVSVESPYQTFQLQHPGKNIQKSVDSKSNADNTHLAGYGQTYLMDNQNGFWHLRDNIFYLFWHGQGDCQEAESFCNKKNATLVTLRKHNRDWMISVANGKQLWVKADIHSFSGQSPDEEACPCELLLASDRFAAADCENVHSWVCEREEYTPTIMIDHPILN
- the LOC118235264 gene encoding uncharacterized protein LOC118235264 isoform X2, encoding MGSAQRGNDIDNIYQNPVSVESPYQTFQLQHPGKNIQKSVGPYSTGRGSRILVIVLCFINTLLLVINLVVLGVHYSKSNADNTHLAGYGQTYLMDNQNGFWHLRDNIFYLFWHGQGDCQEAESFCNKKNATLVTLRKHNRDWMISVANGKQLWVKADIHSFSGQSPDEEACPCELLLASDRFAAADCENVHSWVCEREEYTPTIMIDHPILN